The genomic interval GGTGGGACAAAGTCTACTATTAGTTGGTTAACCTAGTTTGTAACACTATTTAGGATGAATagttaataaaaattgaataagatCTCGTGAGTTTTGAAATAGTAGTTAAAACTTTAAGaagttactcgactaacttgACATTTTAGCCAATTAGTCGAGTGACAAAGAGTGGGTCAAGTAATAAGAACAGGACAATCACATACAACAAATACTTacttaattaaagaaagaaaaataaaaaaaataactcgtAACTAAGTGATAATGCAATACAACTACacttaaataagaattaaaaattcacCACATTTGAATAGTGAGtgataagaaaaaattaaatagaattcaaGTGAAAAgttcaataatttaaaagtttatGAGAAATACATAGATACCTTGAAATCTcagataattttaaatgtctAGTGTTATgaaaaatgatggaaagtaTAGAATAATTACTACTAATGACATGCGAAAGATAAGAAtttgttaataatatattttcagAAACCAGGTATTTCTTTGAACTCTGCTCTTAGCGGATGAACTGTCACCCACTGGAGAATGACCATGCTGTCAGCGGGAGACATGCTGTCAGGTCTTGGGCCGGTCTTAGTTGGGTTGGTGAAGTCTGTGGACCCATTTTTGCTGAAGCCAGATTTGGACAGACAGTTTTGGTGATGTCCAGAATATTGGGCCTTGATATGTTTCAGTAGCATTAGCACAAATCAGCACATATCAAAGTCTTAAATAGTTCTTAAAAGCTATAAAGGTCCAATAGTGGTTACACACATTTGCCTCCTGTATACAACCAAAATAGATAGCCTAAACAAATTGTACTTGAAACGACACTTTGATTTGAACGAACTAGAGGAACAAATATGTTGTCCTAGAAGTACAATTTTCTGTTTAACATTTCACCCAGGCAGATTACCGTCACTTGCGACCTTCAGTCTTCTTTTGTTCTTTAGCTGCAAAAAACGATTTCTTTATCAGAGATAACCCAGGAAGATAACGGGAAGAGCAAGAAATAAATTTCATCACATTACctgctttttcttcttctcgttTTTTGGCAGCCTCGGCCCTCTGCTGCCGTATAAGGGCCAATCGCTCTGCAATTGGGATAAGGAAAAATTAACCAAAACACATCTAATATATGAAAACAGAAGATATAAAGTGGAAAAAGATTAGGAGAGGATAGCAATAGGCAGGTATAGATAGGCAACTTTTTTATGTTTAGACCCAACGGGAAACAAGGTTTACTGCTCCAACAGATCAAAGAACAAAAGGgcataaactaaaaataatgtaatagcATTCACAAAAGTTGCACCAGAGCTCCTCAAGGTAAAGCTCAACATCCTCCTATACTTGTGCATATTTGTTGGCAACTAAGATAAAGCCTTTTAGGAAGTGCCCAAGCAAGTCTTGGATATAGCCATTCAGGTGCCCAATCAACAAGGCACTAGCATCAAGCAACAGAAACATCCTCCATTGAGGTACGGTACCCTGACCTACCGGTGATGACAACACCTTTTCTACATATCAGGTACTGGTAGTGCTTTTGTCTTCCAACTTTTTCACTTTTCATCATACCATCAGCAAAACAAGCCTTGGGCTAAAAAACCGATAACACTACAAGAGGACATTCCACAACGAATGAGCTCTtggaagttaaaaaaaaaaaaaaattaacttctCAAAACATAAGACCTAAACAATCGTAATATCTCAGAAATTGCAACTTCTTATGTAACATCTCGAAATTTGAGATAATTGGCAATTTTTAATTTCGACATTTGAAGTGATTTGAggatttaagtaaaataattaatttatgggcTTTAGGGTAATTTATCAAGTTATGTGAGGTTTTATGGAGATTaatggaaaatattaaatttggtatgtttttgggattaaaaataattatttgaggatattatggaatatgtgaaaattttaaagaaaataattatttaaaatgttttgaaaaaaaaaaaagggggaaatttCGGAGTAGCCTAGGCCCAGGCGTGCGCGTGCCACCCGGGCCGCATGCGGGCGGCTGCGTGGCCAGGCGCGCGCGGCCGAGCGTGCCCATGTGGCTGCCTCCTGCAGCCTCGCATCCAGCAACCCAATTTTCCCCCCCCTAAAAAAAAGAGGAATTTTCTCCCATATGTCCTACGACCTCCCCTAccccttggcctataaataggctatgcCTTTGAGTGAATggggagatttttttttttgggggggggggggggagtttgAGGAAAGTTTGGgagaattttgggagaaattaagaaaaattatgtcCGTGTAAGTATGGGCTATGACATAAGCAACCTTGATTCGCAATAGAGGTTAAAGAAgaatatctaaggcaagttctcttcctagtttttgcaagttcttattcctaTCTTGCAAGttcaatttctccctctttttaaGTTCATGTTTTCAATTTACAAGTTCTTATTTCTATTAagacaagttcttcttcctctttgttctaTTTAAGAGACAAGATCtcagttttcttattattatgcaAGCTCTTAGTTCCTGatcttttaaattgcaagttcttctcctattttacaGTTCAGTTCCTCTTTTCTCAAgatatgttttaaattacaagttctattttcTAACTCTTGTCATTGCAAATCCtacctcttaattttctaaattccatgatattttcctattttacaagttatttccccTTTGCCAATAAATtattccatgatttacatttatacttattgaatctcaaataaagtttgtatcaccctatctttccttgggaaagatgctttattgtggacatgcaaATGTTTGAtattgtcttgcatgaatgttgtcCTATTTTGTATCTTGCTTCGTTAATTGCgtgtcagttatatatgagaagttattatgaatatgcatgttattccatgatttatatttatacctattgaatctcaaatagggtttgtatcaccctatctttccttggaaatgatgctttattgtggacatgcaaAAGTTTGATGTTATCTTGCATGAATGTTACCCCATTGTGCAtattgttttgttaattgcATGCCaattatatatgagaagttattacaAAAATGCATGTTATGAGGATGCATgaagcatgtgcatgaaaatggtttttaaataaatgtgtaaaggcctcatgatgcgCGCAGCGGACAagtccgcaggatatatccgcagagaaagtgttgagctcaaagttggacttcggtcctaagtttatgttatggacttcggtcccaaggtTTCGGAATTCAgtcccatgtttatagttctaaaaagcactgcatatgagcatggatgcatgtatcatcattttatcatgtaaaaataccttaaatggcatttatgtctcttttgcttcttaatacccatgactcttatgctcgctttcttccagttatacttgttgggccttgtggctcatgtttgcttgcatcattctaggtaaaggtaaGACTAAAGTAGAGGGTGAGCCAAGTGAGTCAGGATCCATGGGGTAGCAGTGTGTACAGAGCCGTCTCATTCAAAGGACCCTGGGGGTGTTTtgtgttgtgtaatattaaattatgcttgtttttttgttttagattgtaccctgaggggatatggtgAGTTTATGGACCctgatgtggtgtgtaatattgagttGCTCTTGTTTATGCGAGCATGTGAACACTATTGTGTTTGTCTATGTGTAAAAATGTACGAGTGTGGCTTTCGTTGTCAATgaggatgtgtaatgttttaatAGGTTTTGCCATTTATGTCATCTTGTTGTGGGTCCCTGGCTAGGGGCGCCTACATCTTAGGACCCATAAAATTACCATGTCCTCTTAATTTCAATTTGTTTGGCTACAAAAACTATATGTTGACTTTGTATCTCCAAAACAACACTAGTCTTACTAACTTTGTATCTCCAGAACAACACTAGTCCTATTAAGTATTAACTCAAACTCATACTTCATTTTTTCACCCCGCTCCTTGCAATCATGAAGATAATGATTTGACATTAGGGCTCACGTATCCAACCACCCCCCAACCCTGTAAGAATAAGGCTCAGGGTGTAGGTTGCTGCATGATGTATCAACTCACAAAACTCAACCAACTCCCTGTAATTCCAGTTACCAAATAAGTGCGCAGTTTCCTCCTTTCTATGCAAAAGAGCAGTTACCATTCGACCAGCCAGACAAAAAATTATGACCTTAatcctcaaaaaaaaaaaaaaaaaaatccagggAGCCACGTATAATGCCAAATATCTCCCATTCAAATGCAAATCAACCACATACTGAAAGTACAATGTATCATAAGCATCAATCGTAGTGTCTCAGGCAATTGTGCAAGAAAAACtattactttctttttctttttgttttttagaacAGTTATGTAAGTGGCTTCACAAACAAAACTCTCTGACAATGCATAACATTATCCAAGAATTTAGGCCTTAAGAAATAATCCTATATGCAATACAAGACAATctacttaaaaagaaaattcaccATGTAACTAGGAGAAAAAAGATATTCAACGAACAATGGTGACTACCAACTAAAATGCCATACCTAAATCTTTTCTTGCTTGTTCAGTTTTCCCTTGTTCTTGCAACCTCATGTATCTTTCATGAGCCTTCTGTTTCTCTATCTCTTCTCTGTGAATAAATAAGAACATGTAAATATTTGTTGTAGTTGCAAATATTGCAAAACACACAACTGATAAAATTCCAAAAAGCCAATGGAGAAATATAGCAACAGGTAATCCAATGATAGCGCACTGGTGTTGCGTAGTAGCACCATGCACTTGCAAGCCTTACCAATTACCAAACCTTTCCAATAGCTGCTAAATAACAAAGCTAGTAGGCAATTGGCATCACCTCACATATGCTTATGAATTGGAATTTCTATATTACACAGATGAGTGAGACACAATTACAATGGTTTGTATATACCAAAAGATACACTTATGGAATGGAAAATCCTTAAGACATGATATAGGATATCATGGCATTACAAAAACATaaccatggatagagatgaatGGAGAGTAGAATCCATAGGTAGAAGGACATAATGGCTTTATGTAGTGGAATTAAGGTTTGTGATGACAATGATTTAAGTGAGTAAACTAGGGTGATCAGatatattatcaaattttatggATGAAAATTAGAAAAGGAAGACATGTATACataattgtttattttaatatttgataatcCATTTATTGTGTCcagatatatttatcattaaagAGTTATACCACGCCCCCCTtcgaaaacaaacaaaaatgaaaataaggaaTGGATAAAACTTAGTTCTACCACAACACTCAGCTAGTTTCAGAAGTGAGTAAATTCAAGATGAACAGAAAAGACTTCTTAATATAACTCCTAGTATGGTCAAAGTAAATTGAGATATACGTAATAGTGTAGCTGTTGGATCAAAACATGATGCCACAGCAATTGAAACAGAACAATTTTAAGAAACGTGAATGGCCAGAAATGCAGAGCAAGTTCTAGTAATTGCCAACAGTAAAGATAGATTGCAGCACAAATTCATTTGGCACAGAAGTGGAAgttggttaaaaaataaaaatgaaaataaaaaaaataaaagatgaatCAGCAGATGTTAAGGCAAATAAAAGATTATGAGCTAAAGATATTATCAATCATTAAGCAAGTAAATGATGATTCGGTGCATAAAATCACGTGctgagaaaaatatttatgataattataCTAACAAGACAACCACAATCTTCCTGTCTCTTGTTATAACCTTTTTATTCACCTTGCCTACCTAAACATGGGATGATCAACAAAAATCAGGGGAGAAATCAACATATGGATGATTTGATAGAAAACTCGGATTTAATGAGGGAAGTTAGACAAGAATTGCAAACCTTTCACGCCTTGAGAGTTCAGTTGTTTTCTCAAtctgcaaaataaaaaattaaagatcaCATACAACATTTATGAAATAACTTGATTTTACTACTACAACcatatttacaaatataaatagtTAGATGAACTTACATCAGCATCTTTAGCTTTCAAGGTCTTTGGGTTCACCAAATTAGGATTCTCAATCTCAATAACACCTTGGGTGCCCTTCCGCTTCTGTTAAGATATTGACAACAAAAAAAGATCATTTGAACTGATTAGCCATTGCATAAAAGTCAATGAGGACATGAAACAAACTCCATCAATGTGTAATAAAAAGAAGCATTGCATAGTGATATGCGTATAAATTTACTCACTTCAGGTTCTTCCTCAGAATCCTGTTCCGCTTCTTCTTCAGAtctctcctcttcctcctctttaGCTTCAACCtacaaatattaaatagctTAAGAAGATCCATTGTGGAAGTCAGGATAGTTCTGACAGATAATGGAATGAGATGGATGTCTTGGATGACACTGAAACTCCAAGTACCCCCGGTAAAAGATTCATGTTTATATTGACACAATCAAAAAACAAAGCTAGTTACAAAAACTGTGGACTACTAGATGGAACACTTCTTGGTATGCCATTGGAGATGGATGCAGTAGCCCTGTCAAAATGACTACTGTTTCCATATTTATTACTCACAAATGGATTTAATGTCATTTCACAATCATCATAGGTTTGTAACTTGTAAGATCGCTGATCAAATTTCTATGCTTTTCCTCTAGATCTATGTAGTAGGAACACACTTACATGCAAATTATCACATCCAAAATcgtaaatatacaaaaatacataacAAAATCATGTTGTGATGGTGAATTTGAATAGTTGTTTTTTCCCCTGGCATACTTCAACGTCTGCCAGAAGCTTTTAGGCTTCTTCAGATGACAACATGCAGAGTTTTGTATTCATTTCTAGCAGAAGTGCTAATTTCTAGAAGTGACCACAGTCAAAGATGATAATCACGTAGTTACCACAAAATAACGAAGAATTGGAAACGAGCATGGGTACAAGCAAGTAGAGCTAAGAAAATTACCTGTTTAAATGTGCGAGGCCGAGAAGATGAACCAGACACTGCAACCATGAGTTATGAAAAGGAGATCTGGGTTAGTAGATATTTAACATTTCCAGTACAGACCCAACATTATCATTCTTAAACAAGATAACTGCCCCTCCcaataaaatagaaaaggtaatattaaaacaaaaaaagtaaaaggTCGCTTTTGGTATATGAATTTACAGTTTTCGGTCAGTTTCATCCATAAACTTCTTTTGTGGTCAACTGAATATATGAACTTacaattttgatcaatttcATGCAAATGAAATTGGGGTAAATTGCCTCAGATTCCTATGATTTGGGCCATTTACAGGGAGACCCCTTGTGGTTCTAAAAATGTCTCTAAAGGTCCCTgtaatttatcttcttcttcttcatctttttttctCTAACACTCCAACATTATAAACAacgttatttttttaataaaagctAAACAATAAAAACAGTTCTTCTTGCGATGGATTCCAGACTGATTGAtgacaatgaagaagaagaagaagactttaaaatgaaaaataaaacaatattaaattAGAAGAAGACTTCTAATTCTTCTTAAGAATTAGAATTCAGTttctatttttgatattttttccaaacaaaaaatttcaGTTTTGTTGAAATCACTAAATCTAAGGAATTGGAGGTCCAATTCAATAGAATTGATTCCAAGGAAGCTGTAAAAGGTTTAATGAAACTAAAATACATCAAGGTAAATTGATACTCTTGTTCACGTGAAAGTCATTATTTTCCAAACTCATTCATTTATTAGCTATccgtcatgaccccaaggatccccaaagatataatagtaattatgtattatgtgcaTTTCTTGCTAGTTGTACTCTAGTGCTATAGCAGTTTGTGCCTTTCAGTTGTATTGTAACTGAAAGGATATAAATACGTTAGATATATTATAGAATGggatagttattgaatgataaTCTGAATTCCAGTCCtcctctctctacaattctctctcactttctctaatctctctcctGATCTCTTCtgttctctctcaattctcccctTGTTCTTCTGATCCTCCCTCCCTGTTGTATCTCCCtcgatttcttccaatttctcagttaaaaccctaggttaaacccTAGATATGTGACACTATCTTGCAGGTTTCAATCATTTTGACTGCATCACCAAGTTTAACTTCTTGATGTATGTACTTAATCAAGATCAAACCCTACTTGTAAGTACGGCCACTAAAATGAATCTAAGGGCACTAACATCTACTTTGTTCTCTTCCTATTAAAGGGCTTGCCAGCCTCCAAACCTGTTGAGATAGAGTAGAAACTAGTCGCCAGCATAAACCTGTTAGAAATTGCCACCAAGCATCTAGATGTGGCAAAAATACAACAAAGTGAGCAACAGCTAAGGAAGCATGCACAAATGATCACCACCCTCCATCCCAAGTATAAGGAAACACAGACATTTAAACATCTTCTAATTAAATAGTTATCCACGATCAAAATACTGCCACTTGGATCTTATATGGAATTGTTGTTATAATCTAGAACATAGATGATAGAACATTTTATGGGAttcctaatttttaaatttttatcctACTACAATTAAAAGCTTCAACAATATACAATTAtctataatatctttttttatcaagttgagCCTCggacaaaacttgagttttatgaaattttatgcaTGGTTTTTTTACTTGTTCAAGCGATAATTCTACATGAATTCTAAGTGATGTGCCTAGATTCTTCTCCACCTCTTCTACAGATCTGTAACTCCCAAGTTAATGTTCAAGCTCCAAATAAGTGAACTTCAAAAAATTTTGGTGGCAAATCAACTATgtaacccttttttttttaatttttaccaaaaaaaataaaaaaaaaaacagcataACAAAAGCAGTATATATCTTTAAGGAAAGTCTTAGCGACTAGGTACTCAGAGGTTTCCAGAAATGAGTTTATGCGTGTGTGTTTTTTGATATTCCTAAAAACCATTAAGTCCTCTAAAATAAAGACAACGGTAAAAAGCACTTCTCCTTGGCTGCGTGCTACAGCCTGGGTACTAATTAGAACGTTGGTTATGCACCTGCagtcatcaaaataataatcataaagTATTGACTTTATAGAAAAATTACTCATCGATATCATGACTGGCGTGCAAAGATGTGCCCTAGATTTTGTGTTCCAAGTTCACCCAATTCCTTCACGctaaatttccaaaatatttaacaaaaactCATCACCTAGTTTATGTATCACCGACTTTATGCAAAATTCTAACGGATATTCAGACAACACTCCTGTAATGCCTCCCTAGAAACTTTAGGCTTACAGACAACTTCCTCAGAATTTAAACACACAGCTATTGACAATAGTATAAAAGAAACCACGTATCAATTTCTCGTACTCGACCAAATCAATCCAAAGGCGGCAcaacaaagaaggaaacaaacAAACACCTCTAACCTACATACAAGgaaattcaacaaaaaaaaagatatcaGATCTGTTGATCAAATGAATCCAAAAAGAAACGACCGCGTCAGTGCGCGTAGACAGAGAAACACAAGGGAGCATACTCATCTCCTCCGGAGTGGAAAACTGGCGCCGGCCAGTAGGTTTGCCCTTGAACTTTCCTCTCCCCAtcgtcctctctctctctctctgcaagtATCGACGTTATGGATCACCGATCAATGAGTTAAGAGAGATGAGAGCAACTAAAAGCTAGGGCTCCCAAGTCCCAACAGCCGGATACCAGAAAAATGAGGCGTTTCTTGTTTTAGTTTCAATGTTTTTTAAATCGAAAACAATCCTTGTTTTAGGATAATATCAATATGATAACGGAAATGGTATTCCAGTCCAATGgaattttttctctttaagatTAGCATTCGGACAAGGCCCAGTAATGGAGGTACTAGGGCCGTGTCACCAGACTGGGCCCGTCACTTACAGGGCTAATTTTGGGATTATGGGCCTTGAAGATTCCCATTCAGGGAAGCCCAATATGTTATTTCCGTGTCGGCCTGGGTCTCAATTGAATTCTCTCTTCAGAATCAAACCGTCGTTCCGTTTGCATCTTTCTTCCTCCTGAACCCGATAGCATTAGGGTTTCAACTTCGCGTTGTTTGCCTCGAAAAGTATATGTTCGACCGATCTTGCCGATTTCTCGAATCATTCCcttgtttttattattctgattttttttttatcaccgTTTACAGATTTTGGAAGAGTTCTCATTGCATCTCCGTCGATCCAAGGTGAGATTTTGATATTAAGATTTTAGTTTGGTCTGGTTTGTTTCGTTGTTTTTAATTGATGCTTAGAGCTTGAACTCGAGATTTTATTGAATGTTCTGTTGTTATTACTTAttggatggaaaaaaaaaaaaaaaggtagggCATGTAATTCAAGGGAGAAATCGTCAAAGAACGAAAAGCTCAATTCGAtacgaaagaaaaaaaaaaaaaaaactgactTTGATTTACGATTTGATCGATTAAAGAGGATAACTTTTGCAAATCCCTAAATTATTGGATACCTCAGATTTTGGCCGCCgaaaatgcaaattatttgAA from Diospyros lotus cultivar Yz01 chromosome 8, ASM1463336v1, whole genome shotgun sequence carries:
- the LOC127808165 gene encoding uncharacterized protein LOC127808165; translation: MGRGKFKGKPTGRRQFSTPEEMMSGSSSRPRTFKQVEAKEEEEERSEEEAEQDSEEEPEKRKGTQGVIEIENPNLVNPKTLKAKDADIEKTTELSRREREEIEKQKAHERYMRLQEQGKTEQARKDLERLALIRQQRAEAAKKREEEKAAKEQKKTEGRK